The Frondihabitans australicus genome includes a region encoding these proteins:
- the zwf gene encoding glucose-6-phosphate dehydrogenase, with product MAPVDITPEFNPLRLPSDRRLNRIAGPSALIIFGVTGDLSRKKLMPAVYDLANRGLLPPGFALVGFARREWEDQDFEQVVYEAVKQHARTPFDEDVWRQLKEGIRFVQGDFDDPEAFAQLKLTIDELDAQRGTKGNHAFYLSIPPRFFPLVTEQLRNSGLADDTVDEHGEKPWRRVVIEKPFGSDLETARELNAVVETVFEPDSVFRIDHYLGKETVQNLLTLRFANQMYEPLWNSNYVDHVQITMAEDIGVAGRAGYYDGIGAARDVIQNHLLQLLALTAMEEPVSFKARDLRAEKEKVLSAVTIPADLAEGTARGQYSGGWQGGEKVLGFLEEGGMNPESVTETYAAIKLEIATRRWSGVPFYLRAGKRLGRRVTEIAVVFKRVPENVFGLGDGIELGENALVIRVQPDEGVTLRFGSKVPGIGTQVRDVTMDFGYGHAFTEASPEAYERLILDVLLGDPPLFPRHEEVELSWKILDPIERFWATQGQPEQYRPGTWGPHSADELMARDGRTWRRP from the coding sequence ATGGCACCGGTGGACATCACGCCGGAGTTCAACCCGCTGAGGTTGCCCTCCGATCGCCGCCTCAATCGCATCGCTGGGCCGAGCGCGCTCATCATCTTCGGCGTCACCGGAGACCTGTCGCGCAAGAAGCTCATGCCCGCGGTCTACGACCTCGCCAACCGCGGACTCCTGCCGCCCGGCTTCGCCCTCGTGGGCTTCGCCCGGCGCGAGTGGGAGGACCAGGACTTCGAGCAGGTCGTCTACGAGGCCGTCAAGCAGCACGCCCGCACCCCCTTCGACGAAGACGTGTGGCGTCAGCTGAAGGAGGGCATCCGCTTCGTCCAGGGCGACTTCGACGACCCCGAGGCCTTCGCCCAGCTCAAGCTCACCATCGACGAGCTCGACGCGCAACGCGGGACGAAGGGCAATCACGCGTTCTACCTCTCGATTCCACCCCGGTTCTTCCCGCTGGTGACCGAACAGCTGCGCAACTCGGGCCTCGCCGACGACACCGTCGACGAGCACGGCGAGAAGCCGTGGCGCCGCGTCGTCATCGAGAAGCCGTTCGGCTCCGATCTCGAGACCGCCCGCGAGCTCAACGCCGTCGTCGAGACCGTGTTCGAGCCCGACTCGGTGTTCCGCATCGACCACTACCTCGGCAAGGAGACCGTCCAGAACCTCCTGACGCTGCGCTTCGCCAACCAGATGTACGAGCCCCTGTGGAACTCGAACTACGTCGACCACGTGCAGATCACGATGGCGGAGGACATCGGCGTCGCAGGCCGCGCCGGCTACTACGACGGCATCGGGGCAGCCAGGGACGTCATCCAGAACCACCTCCTGCAGCTCCTGGCGCTCACCGCCATGGAGGAGCCCGTGAGCTTCAAGGCCCGCGATCTGCGCGCCGAGAAAGAGAAGGTGCTGTCGGCGGTGACGATCCCCGCCGACCTGGCCGAGGGCACCGCCCGCGGGCAGTACTCCGGCGGCTGGCAGGGCGGCGAGAAGGTGCTCGGCTTCCTCGAAGAGGGCGGCATGAACCCCGAGTCGGTCACCGAGACGTACGCGGCCATCAAACTCGAGATCGCCACGCGCCGCTGGTCGGGCGTGCCCTTCTACCTCCGCGCCGGCAAGCGACTCGGCCGCCGCGTCACTGAGATCGCGGTCGTGTTCAAGCGCGTCCCCGAGAACGTCTTCGGCCTCGGCGACGGCATCGAGCTCGGCGAGAACGCCCTGGTGATCCGCGTGCAGCCCGACGAGGGTGTGACTCTGCGCTTCGGCTCGAAGGTCCCCGGCATCGGCACGCAGGTGCGCGACGTCACGATGGACTTCGGCTACGGCCACGCCTTCACCGAGGCGAGCCCCGAGGCGTACGAGCGACTGATCCTCGACGTCCTGCTGGGCGACCCGCCCCTCTTCCCCCGTCATGAGGAGGTCGAGCTCTCGTGGAAGATCCTCGACCCCATCGAGCGGTTCTGGGCCACCCAGGGCCAGCCCGAGCAGTACCGTCCCGGCACGTGGGGTCCCCACAGCGCCGATGAGCTCATGGCCCGCGACGGCCGTACCTGGAGGCGTCCGTGA
- the tal gene encoding transaldolase, with protein sequence MTDTQTTATTPTAALSAAGVSIWLDDLSRERIESQGLQKLIADRNVVGVTTNPTIFAGALAKGEAYDAQVAELAKAGTGVTDAVFEITTDDVANACDIFKPIYDSTKGFDGRVSIEVEPGLAHDAQGTIEQAKALFTKVDRENVLIKIPATVEGLEAITATIAEGISVNVTLIFSLERYRAVINAYLTGLEQAKAAGKDLSKIHSVASFFVSRVDTEIDKRLEAVGTDEAKALKSKAGVANAQLAYEVYEQAFATERATGLLAAGANKQRPLWASTGVKDPSVPDTTYVVELVAADVVNTMPEKTLEATFDHGVITGDTITGSYAAANEVMNAIAAVGVDYDDVVGVLESEGVDKFIVSWNELLDTVTAALDAAK encoded by the coding sequence ATGACTGACACCCAGACCACCGCTACCACGCCCACCGCGGCCCTCTCGGCCGCGGGCGTGAGCATCTGGCTCGACGACCTGTCGCGCGAGCGCATCGAGTCGCAGGGCCTGCAGAAGCTCATCGCCGACCGCAACGTCGTCGGCGTCACCACCAACCCGACGATCTTCGCCGGCGCCCTCGCCAAGGGCGAGGCGTACGACGCCCAGGTCGCCGAGCTGGCCAAGGCCGGCACCGGCGTCACCGATGCCGTCTTCGAGATCACGACCGACGACGTCGCCAACGCGTGCGACATCTTCAAGCCGATCTACGACTCGACCAAGGGCTTCGACGGCCGCGTCTCGATCGAGGTCGAGCCGGGCCTCGCGCACGACGCCCAGGGCACGATCGAGCAGGCCAAGGCGCTGTTCACCAAGGTCGACCGCGAGAACGTCCTCATCAAGATCCCCGCCACCGTCGAGGGCCTCGAGGCCATCACCGCCACGATCGCCGAGGGCATCAGCGTCAACGTGACCCTGATCTTCTCGCTCGAGCGCTACCGCGCGGTCATCAACGCCTACCTCACCGGCCTCGAGCAGGCCAAGGCAGCGGGCAAAGACCTGTCGAAGATCCACTCGGTCGCCTCGTTCTTCGTGTCGCGCGTCGACACCGAGATCGACAAGCGCCTCGAGGCGGTCGGCACCGACGAGGCCAAGGCCCTCAAGTCGAAGGCCGGCGTCGCCAACGCCCAGCTCGCCTACGAGGTGTACGAGCAGGCGTTCGCCACCGAGCGCGCCACCGGCCTCCTGGCCGCGGGTGCGAACAAGCAGCGTCCGCTCTGGGCGTCGACCGGCGTCAAGGACCCGTCCGTGCCCGACACGACCTACGTGGTCGAGCTCGTCGCGGCCGACGTCGTCAACACGATGCCCGAGAAGACGCTCGAGGCGACGTTCGACCACGGCGTCATCACCGGCGACACCATCACCGGCTCCTACGCCGCGGCGAACGAAGTCATGAACGCCATCGCGGCCGTCGGCGTCGACTACGACGACGTCGTGGGCGTGCTCGAGTCCGAGGGCGTCGACAAGTTCATCGTCTCGTGGAACGAGCTGCTCGACACGGTCACGGCCGCTCTGGACGCAGCCAAGTAA
- the tkt gene encoding transketolase, with product MADLQWDSIDEKAVNTVRVLAADAVQKVGNGHPGTAMSLAPAAYLLFQKVMHRDPSDSTWIGRDRFILSVGHSSLTQYIQFYLGGYGLELEDLEALRTWGSKTPGHPEYGHTDGIEITTGPLGQGLASSVGFAYAARFERGLFDPEAAAGTSPFDHFVYVIAGDGDMQEGVTSEAASLAGHQQLGNLIAIYDSNQISIEDDTNIAFTEDVHKRYEAYGWDVQVVDWKKTGEYVEDVQELFDAIERAKGITDKPSLIILKTIIAWPSPTKQGSGKSHGSALGADEIAALKKVLDFDPEKSFDVDPAVLEHTRQAVERGQAQHAEWNEKLEAWAAANPEKNALLNRMLAGDLPEGLEAALPVFEPGKEVSTRAASGKVINAIAPLLPEFWGGSADLAESNLTTIEGARSFVPTEWSTHEWTGNEYGRVLHFGIREHAMGAILNGIVLHGNTRPFGGTFLIFSDYMRPAVRLAALMKAPATYVWTHDSVALGEDGPTHQPIEQLWALRAIPGMSVVRPADANETSYAWLTVLQRFSGPEGLALSRQNLPVFERGEGEATGDTLASAKYASKGAYVLAEAPNGSADVIFIATGSEVQIALEAREVLRGEGINARVVSAPSLDWFEEQSDEYKESVLPSSVKARVSIEAGIALGWKNYVGDAGRSVSIEHFGASADYKTLFKEFGMTTEHAVAAAKDSLNSLAAL from the coding sequence GTGGCAGATCTGCAATGGGATTCCATTGACGAAAAGGCAGTCAACACGGTCCGCGTCCTCGCGGCCGACGCGGTCCAGAAGGTCGGCAACGGCCACCCCGGAACCGCGATGAGCCTGGCCCCCGCGGCCTACCTCCTGTTCCAGAAGGTGATGCACCGCGACCCGAGCGACAGCACCTGGATCGGTCGCGACCGCTTCATCCTCTCGGTCGGGCACTCCTCCCTCACCCAGTACATCCAGTTCTACCTCGGCGGCTACGGCCTCGAGCTCGAGGACCTCGAGGCGCTCCGCACCTGGGGCTCCAAGACCCCGGGCCACCCCGAGTACGGCCACACCGACGGCATCGAGATCACCACCGGCCCCCTGGGCCAGGGACTGGCCTCGTCCGTCGGTTTCGCATATGCGGCCCGTTTCGAGCGCGGTCTCTTCGACCCCGAGGCCGCAGCGGGCACCAGCCCCTTCGACCACTTCGTCTACGTCATCGCCGGTGACGGCGACATGCAGGAGGGCGTCACCAGCGAGGCCGCCTCGCTCGCCGGCCACCAGCAGCTCGGCAACCTCATCGCGATCTACGACTCGAACCAGATCTCGATCGAGGACGACACCAACATCGCCTTCACCGAGGACGTCCACAAGCGCTACGAGGCCTACGGCTGGGACGTCCAGGTCGTCGACTGGAAGAAGACCGGCGAGTACGTCGAAGACGTGCAGGAGCTGTTCGACGCCATCGAGCGCGCGAAGGGCATCACCGACAAGCCGTCGCTCATCATCCTGAAGACCATCATCGCGTGGCCGTCGCCCACCAAGCAGGGCTCCGGCAAGTCGCACGGTTCCGCTCTCGGCGCCGACGAGATCGCGGCCCTCAAGAAGGTCCTGGACTTCGACCCCGAGAAGTCGTTCGATGTCGACCCGGCCGTGCTCGAGCACACCCGCCAGGCCGTCGAGCGCGGCCAGGCGCAGCACGCCGAGTGGAACGAGAAGCTCGAGGCGTGGGCTGCGGCCAACCCCGAGAAGAACGCCCTGCTCAACCGCATGCTCGCCGGCGACCTGCCCGAGGGCCTCGAGGCGGCGCTGCCCGTCTTCGAGCCCGGCAAGGAGGTCTCGACCCGTGCCGCCTCCGGCAAGGTCATCAACGCGATCGCCCCGCTGCTCCCCGAGTTCTGGGGCGGCTCGGCCGACCTCGCCGAGTCGAACCTCACCACCATCGAGGGTGCCCGCTCGTTCGTCCCGACCGAGTGGTCGACCCACGAGTGGACGGGCAACGAGTACGGCCGCGTGCTGCACTTCGGCATCCGCGAGCACGCCATGGGCGCGATCCTCAACGGCATCGTCCTCCACGGCAACACCCGGCCCTTCGGCGGCACCTTCCTCATCTTCTCCGACTACATGCGCCCGGCCGTGCGTCTCGCCGCGCTCATGAAGGCGCCGGCCACCTACGTGTGGACGCACGACTCGGTCGCGCTCGGCGAGGACGGCCCGACGCACCAGCCGATCGAGCAGCTCTGGGCGCTCCGTGCGATCCCCGGCATGTCCGTGGTCCGCCCGGCCGACGCCAACGAGACCTCGTACGCCTGGCTCACCGTGCTCCAGCGCTTCTCGGGCCCGGAGGGCCTGGCGCTCAGCCGCCAGAACCTCCCCGTGTTCGAGCGCGGCGAGGGCGAGGCCACCGGCGACACGCTCGCCTCGGCCAAGTACGCCTCGAAGGGCGCCTACGTGCTCGCCGAGGCGCCGAACGGCTCGGCCGACGTCATCTTCATCGCCACCGGCTCCGAGGTGCAGATCGCTCTCGAGGCCCGCGAGGTGCTGCGCGGCGAGGGCATCAACGCCCGCGTCGTCTCGGCCCCGAGCCTCGACTGGTTCGAGGAGCAGAGCGACGAGTACAAGGAGTCGGTGCTCCCGTCGTCCGTCAAGGCTCGCGTCTCGATCGAGGCCGGCATCGCGCTCGGCTGGAAGAACTACGTCGGCGACGCCGGTCGCTCCGTGTCGATCGAGCACTTCGGTGCCTCGGCCGACTACAAGACCCTGTTCAAGGAGTTCGGCATGACCACCGAGCACGCCGTCGCGGCTGCCAAGGACTCGCTCAACTCGCTGGCCGCTCTCTGA
- a CDS encoding heme o synthase: MTAIDTRSTPAGERPTWRRIGVKRKVRAYVSLTKPRVMELLLVTTAPTMFLAQGGIPNLWLVAATLIGGALSAGSASSFNCYIDRDIDRQMKRTADRALVTGDVTDREALVFSYVMGVASTIWLALTVNLLAAALSLFAILFYVVVYTLWLKRRTPQNIVWGGIAGCMPVLIGWAAVTGTLGWAPLILFGIIFLWTPPHYWPLSMRYRDDYASVKVPMLAVVRGRAHVGLQVILYAWATVACSLLLVPVAHMGVFYTVVALAAGAWFIVESHRLYGRAIQPVAEVKPMKVFFASITYLTLIFLAVGIDPLLPHLL; the protein is encoded by the coding sequence ATGACAGCTATCGACACCCGCTCCACACCCGCAGGGGAGCGCCCCACGTGGCGGCGGATAGGCGTCAAGCGCAAGGTCCGGGCCTACGTCTCGCTGACCAAGCCGCGCGTCATGGAGCTCCTGCTCGTCACCACCGCGCCGACCATGTTCCTCGCGCAGGGCGGCATCCCGAACCTCTGGCTCGTCGCCGCCACCCTCATCGGCGGCGCCCTGAGCGCCGGCAGCGCCTCCTCGTTCAACTGCTACATCGACCGCGACATCGACCGCCAGATGAAGCGCACCGCCGATCGCGCGCTCGTCACCGGCGACGTCACCGACCGCGAGGCCCTCGTCTTTTCGTACGTCATGGGCGTGGCCTCGACGATCTGGCTGGCGCTGACGGTCAACCTGCTCGCGGCCGCACTGTCGCTGTTCGCGATCCTCTTCTACGTCGTCGTCTACACGCTGTGGCTCAAGCGCCGCACGCCCCAGAACATCGTCTGGGGCGGGATCGCGGGCTGCATGCCCGTGCTGATCGGGTGGGCGGCCGTGACGGGCACGCTGGGCTGGGCTCCGCTGATCCTGTTCGGCATCATCTTCCTCTGGACCCCGCCGCACTACTGGCCGCTGTCGATGCGCTACCGCGACGACTACGCGTCGGTGAAGGTGCCCATGCTCGCGGTCGTCCGCGGCCGCGCGCACGTCGGCCTGCAGGTGATCCTGTATGCCTGGGCGACCGTGGCATGCTCGCTGCTGCTCGTGCCGGTGGCCCACATGGGCGTGTTCTACACGGTCGTCGCGCTGGCGGCGGGCGCCTGGTTCATCGTCGAGTCGCACCGCCTCTACGGCCGCGCCATTCAGCCGGTGGCCGAGGTCAAGCCGATGAAGGTCTTCTTCGCCTCCATCACCTACCTCACGCTGATCTTCCTGGCGGTCGGCATCGATCCGCTGCTGCCGCACCTTTTGTAG
- a CDS encoding AAA family ATPase, with protein sequence MSQSAVLINGAPGSGKTTLARLLGPELGRTVLSKDAVKEALADAVAARLPTRELGALASDAMWRLAALVDGPVVVESFWAADRDEAFLAEGLRIAGITSGVEVYCEAPLPMMRARFVDRERHAAHDDALRLDEWEHLAAVARPLSGFPVLRVDTSAPVDVAAVAVAVRETLG encoded by the coding sequence TTGTCTCAGTCGGCGGTGCTCATCAACGGGGCACCGGGTTCTGGAAAGACGACCCTCGCCCGGCTCCTGGGCCCTGAGCTGGGCCGGACCGTGCTGTCGAAAGACGCGGTCAAAGAAGCCCTCGCCGATGCCGTCGCTGCGCGGCTGCCGACGCGAGAGTTGGGCGCGCTGGCATCCGACGCGATGTGGCGTCTCGCGGCCCTCGTCGACGGCCCCGTCGTCGTCGAATCGTTCTGGGCGGCCGATCGCGACGAGGCATTCCTGGCCGAGGGGCTCCGGATCGCCGGAATCACGTCCGGTGTCGAGGTCTACTGCGAGGCGCCCCTGCCCATGATGCGCGCGCGGTTCGTCGACCGTGAGCGGCACGCCGCTCATGACGACGCCCTGCGCCTGGACGAGTGGGAGCACCTCGCCGCCGTGGCCAGGCCGCTGTCGGGCTTCCCCGTGCTGCGCGTCGACACATCCGCGCCCGTCGACGTGGCGGCCGTCGCCGTCGCCGTCCGCGAGACCCTCGGCTAG
- a CDS encoding COX15/CtaA family protein: protein MKPLGRLWSTVWSWLPSGVDRRVVVVAWASLVCQIVLVGTGGLVRLTGSGLGCPTWPQCGDGSFVTTPAMGYHGVIEFGNRMLTFVLVIVVIAAFLSILRFRKVRRDLFWLTFIQGMSIPFQAVLGGISVLAKLNPYVVGSHFIVSMILVRIATTLVYRVTHGPRGTSAATPAWFANVARVTAVFVAITVVLGILTTGAGPHAGDAHTHRNGLDPRVIEVVHAVPAFAVFGLTILLVIATYRLGLPRRLVTMLLAVEVAQIAVGLIQANTGLPSLLVGAHLVLAALLVSAMTAVGHTLQSDVDLTAAPADAAAAAAVR from the coding sequence ATGAAACCCCTCGGCCGGCTCTGGTCGACCGTGTGGTCGTGGTTGCCGTCGGGCGTCGACCGCCGCGTGGTCGTCGTGGCCTGGGCGTCCCTCGTCTGCCAGATCGTCCTCGTGGGCACGGGGGGTCTCGTTCGCCTCACAGGGTCGGGTCTCGGCTGCCCGACGTGGCCGCAGTGCGGTGACGGCTCCTTCGTGACCACGCCCGCGATGGGGTATCACGGGGTCATCGAGTTCGGCAACAGGATGCTCACGTTCGTCCTGGTGATCGTCGTGATCGCGGCGTTCCTCAGCATCCTGCGATTCCGGAAGGTCCGCCGCGACCTCTTCTGGCTCACCTTCATCCAGGGCATGTCGATCCCGTTCCAGGCCGTGCTCGGCGGCATCAGCGTCCTGGCCAAGCTCAACCCCTACGTCGTCGGGTCGCACTTCATCGTGTCGATGATTCTGGTCCGTATCGCGACCACGCTCGTCTACCGCGTCACGCACGGGCCGCGCGGCACGTCCGCCGCCACGCCGGCGTGGTTCGCGAACGTCGCGCGGGTCACGGCCGTCTTCGTCGCGATCACGGTGGTGCTGGGCATCCTGACCACAGGAGCCGGCCCACACGCCGGCGACGCGCACACCCACCGCAACGGGCTCGACCCCCGGGTGATCGAGGTGGTCCACGCCGTGCCGGCGTTCGCCGTGTTCGGTCTCACGATCCTGCTGGTGATCGCCACCTATCGGCTGGGGCTCCCCCGGCGCCTCGTCACGATGCTGCTCGCCGTCGAGGTCGCGCAGATCGCCGTGGGCCTGATCCAGGCCAACACGGGGCTTCCGTCGCTGCTCGTCGGCGCGCACCTGGTGCTCGCGGCGCTGCTCGTGTCGGCGATGACGGCCGTGGGGCACACGCTGCAGTCCGACGTCGACCTCACCGCGGCGCCTGCTGACGCCGCTGCCGCTGCCGCCGTCCGCTAG
- the sufB gene encoding Fe-S cluster assembly protein SufB: MSDVLIDRPELEGLGQYEFGWADSDEAGASARRGINDEVVTDISNLKSEPEWMLKNRIKGLRLFEKKPMPTWGADLSGIDFDNIKYFVRSTEKQAASWEELPDDIKATYEKLGIPEAERNRLVAGVAAQYESEVVYHQIREDLEAQGVIFMDTDTALREHPEFFEEYFGTVIPAGDNKFAALNTAVWSGGSFVYVPKGVHVEIPLQAYFRINTENMGQFERTLIIADEDSYVHYIEGCTAPIYKSDSLHSAVVEIIVKKNARVRYTTIQNWSNNVYNLVTKRAIAHEGATMEWIDGNIGSKVTMKYPSIYLVGEHAKGETLSVAFAGPGQHQDAGAKMIHMAPYTTSSIVSKSIARGGGRAGYRGEVRVDEGAHHAANTVRCDALLVDTVSRSDTYPAIDIRVDDVQLGHEATVSRVSEEQLFYLMSRGMAEDEAMAMIVRGFIEPIARELPMEYALELNKLIEMSMEGSVG; the protein is encoded by the coding sequence ATGTCCGACGTGCTGATCGACCGCCCCGAGCTCGAAGGGCTCGGCCAATACGAGTTCGGCTGGGCCGACTCCGACGAGGCGGGCGCCTCCGCCCGTCGCGGCATCAACGACGAGGTCGTCACCGACATCTCGAACCTCAAGAGCGAGCCCGAGTGGATGCTCAAGAACCGCATCAAGGGCCTCCGGCTCTTCGAGAAGAAGCCCATGCCGACGTGGGGCGCCGACCTCTCGGGCATCGACTTCGACAACATCAAGTACTTCGTCCGCTCGACCGAGAAGCAGGCCGCGTCGTGGGAGGAGCTCCCCGACGACATCAAGGCGACCTACGAGAAGCTCGGCATCCCGGAGGCCGAGCGCAACCGTCTCGTCGCCGGCGTCGCCGCCCAGTACGAGTCCGAGGTGGTCTACCACCAGATCCGCGAAGACCTCGAGGCCCAGGGCGTGATCTTCATGGACACCGACACCGCGCTCCGCGAGCACCCCGAGTTCTTCGAGGAGTACTTCGGCACGGTCATCCCGGCCGGCGACAACAAGTTCGCGGCGCTGAACACGGCGGTGTGGTCGGGCGGCTCGTTCGTGTACGTGCCGAAGGGCGTCCACGTCGAGATCCCGCTCCAGGCCTACTTCCGCATCAACACCGAGAACATGGGCCAGTTCGAGCGCACGCTGATCATCGCCGACGAAGACAGCTACGTGCACTACATCGAGGGCTGCACGGCCCCGATCTACAAGTCCGACTCGCTGCACTCGGCCGTCGTCGAGATCATCGTGAAGAAGAACGCCCGCGTGCGCTACACGACGATCCAGAACTGGTCGAACAACGTCTACAACCTCGTCACGAAGCGCGCCATCGCGCACGAGGGCGCCACCATGGAGTGGATCGACGGCAACATCGGCTCCAAGGTGACGATGAAGTACCCGTCCATCTACCTCGTCGGCGAGCACGCCAAGGGCGAGACGCTCTCCGTCGCGTTCGCGGGCCCGGGCCAGCACCAGGACGCCGGCGCGAAGATGATCCACATGGCGCCGTACACGACGTCGTCGATCGTCTCGAAGTCGATCGCGCGCGGCGGCGGCCGCGCCGGCTACCGCGGCGAGGTCCGCGTCGACGAGGGCGCTCACCACGCCGCCAACACGGTGCGCTGCGACGCGCTCCTGGTCGACACCGTCTCGCGCTCCGACACGTACCCGGCCATCGACATCCGCGTCGACGACGTCCAGCTCGGCCACGAGGCCACGGTCTCGCGCGTCTCGGAAGAGCAGCTCTTCTACCTCATGTCGCGCGGCATGGCGGAGGACGAGGCGATGGCGATGATCGTCCGCGGCTTCATCGAGCCGATCGCCCGCGAGCTCCCGATGGAGTACGCACTTGAATTGAACAAGCTCATCGAGATGAGCATGGAAGGATCCGTCGGCTAG
- the sufD gene encoding Fe-S cluster assembly protein SufD — protein MSATPAPTTATTDSRDDLVQHGAKAHSDGGWDASDRKVPVQTRSERFASTDPAAFPDVTGREVDWKLSPVANLRHLIDGPLDGSPYAYLARETPGASVDWVSPSHELVGRAGTPEDKASANAWSSVENVLLITVKGDEPTTITVGRSGLDDQPRAGHTVIHAEANSSGLVILLNSGAANLVENVEIVVDEGAHLTIVSVQEWDDEAIHLGSHFSRVGRDAQLKHFVVSLGGKVVRINPSAHLAEQGADADLNGVYFADAGQHLEQQVYVNHDAPNTKSRVNYKGALQGEGARTVWIGDVLIGRTAPGTDSYEQNRNLVLSEGTRADSIPNLEIETGDILGAGHASATGRFDDEHLFYLESRGIPEDEARRIVVLGFLSEIVQRIGEQGLQDRLIAALEAELAGGAAARAEADANAATTA, from the coding sequence ATGTCCGCCACTCCCGCACCAACCACAGCCACGACGGACTCCCGCGACGATCTCGTCCAGCACGGGGCGAAGGCCCACAGCGACGGCGGCTGGGACGCCTCCGACCGCAAGGTGCCGGTGCAGACGCGCTCCGAGAGGTTCGCGTCCACCGATCCTGCCGCCTTCCCCGACGTCACCGGCCGCGAGGTCGACTGGAAGCTCAGCCCGGTCGCGAACCTCCGTCACCTGATCGACGGCCCGCTCGACGGCAGCCCGTACGCCTACCTCGCCCGCGAGACGCCTGGCGCGAGCGTCGACTGGGTGTCGCCGTCGCACGAGCTGGTCGGCCGCGCCGGCACTCCCGAAGACAAGGCGTCCGCCAACGCCTGGTCGAGCGTCGAGAACGTCCTGCTGATCACCGTGAAGGGCGACGAGCCGACCACGATCACCGTGGGCCGCTCCGGACTCGACGACCAGCCCCGCGCCGGTCACACCGTGATCCACGCCGAGGCGAACTCGTCCGGTCTCGTGATCCTGCTGAACTCGGGCGCCGCGAACCTCGTCGAGAACGTCGAGATCGTGGTCGACGAGGGCGCGCACCTCACGATCGTGAGCGTGCAGGAGTGGGACGACGAGGCGATCCACCTCGGCAGCCACTTCTCGCGTGTCGGCCGCGACGCGCAGCTGAAGCACTTCGTCGTCAGCCTCGGCGGCAAGGTCGTCCGGATCAACCCGTCGGCGCACCTCGCCGAGCAGGGCGCCGACGCCGACCTGAACGGCGTGTACTTCGCCGACGCCGGTCAGCACCTCGAGCAGCAGGTCTACGTCAACCACGACGCCCCCAACACCAAGAGCCGCGTCAACTACAAGGGCGCGCTGCAGGGCGAGGGCGCGCGCACGGTCTGGATCGGCGACGTCCTCATCGGCCGCACCGCCCCCGGCACCGACAGCTACGAGCAGAACCGCAACCTCGTGCTGTCTGAGGGCACCCGCGCCGACTCGATCCCGAACCTCGAGATCGAGACCGGCGACATCCTCGGCGCCGGCCACGCGTCCGCCACGGGCCGCTTCGACGACGAGCACCTGTTCTACCTCGAGTCGCGCGGCATCCCCGAAGACGAGGCCCGCCGCATCGTGGTGCTCGGCTTCCTCTCCGAGATCGTCCAGCGCATCGGCGAGCAGGGGCTGCAGGATCGCCTGATCGCCGCCCTCGAAGCCGAGCTGGCGGGCGGCGCCGCCGCACGTGCCGAGGCCGACGCGAACGCGGCGACGACGGCATGA
- a CDS encoding non-heme iron oxygenase ferredoxin subunit translates to MTAQKVCSDADVSVSEALRVVVDGIPVAVVRDSAGTLHALGDTCTHGDISLAEGFVEDDTIECWAHGSKFELTSGKPLTLPAYEPVPVFEVTVQDGDVYVDTATRVAAS, encoded by the coding sequence ATGACCGCGCAGAAGGTCTGCTCCGACGCCGACGTGAGCGTCTCGGAGGCGCTCCGCGTGGTCGTCGACGGCATCCCCGTGGCGGTCGTCCGCGACTCGGCCGGCACCCTGCACGCCCTGGGCGACACCTGCACGCACGGCGACATCTCGCTGGCCGAGGGCTTCGTCGAGGACGACACGATCGAGTGCTGGGCGCACGGGTCGAAGTTCGAGCTCACGAGCGGCAAGCCGCTCACCCTGCCGGCGTACGAGCCGGTCCCCGTCTTCGAGGTCACCGTCCAGGACGGCGACGTCTACGTCGACACCGCGACGCGAGTCGCTGCATCCTGA